CTAATTTGAGTTTTACCGGCTTTAGAAATGATTTCTCCAAGAGTTTCTGTAATGTTATCTTTATTATAAATAACATTAATACCGCCAAAGTTTTCATCATAGTTAGTCATTGTAACATAATGTAAAGAAAGCTTGTGGGTATTATACTCGTGCATATCTTTTTGAGAAAGCATTTCGGTTAACTCTCTGCCTCGATCTGTTCTGAAATTAAAGAAAATTACAACATCATCATCGTTTATGGTAGCAACCGAAACTCCATTTTCTTGTAGTATAATCGGTTTGATAAATTCGTCGGTAATGTCATTGTCGTAACTATTCTGAATACTGTCGAGGGCATCAATACTAGATTCTCCAATACCATTTACCAAAAGATCATAGGCTAATTTAACACGCTCCCATCTTTTGTCTCTATCCATAGCATAATATCTTCCTATGATAGAGGCTAGTTTACCTGTGGTTTTGGACATATAATCCTGAATATTTTTGATGTGCGTTTTACCAGACTTCGGATCTACATCACGACCATCGGTAAATGCATGAAGGAAAACATCTTTTAATTCATAAGAGTGAGCTGCGTCAAGTAGTCCTTTAATATGATCGATATGAGAGTGAACTCCACCATCACTTACCAGACCCAGCAAATGAACATTTTTATTTTCTTTTTTTGCATAGCGAAAAGCATCCAGAAGAACGGATTCTTCTTTTAAAGTGTTGTTTTTAACTGCCATATTGATTTTGGCCAAATCCTGATATACAACTCTACCAGCTCCAAGGTTCATATGACCAACCTCACTGTTTCCCATTTGCCCATTTGGCAAACCTACATGAAGTCCGTCTGTACGTAAAGAAGCATTAGGGTAGTGAGTGTATAAACTATCGATATACGGAGTGTTTGCATGATCAATTGCAGATACTTTAGGATCGGGTGATGTTCCCCATCCATCCAAGATCATCAGGATTACTTTTTTGTTCATAATGTATTCTTAATTAAGGTTTTTGGTTGGTTATTTTTTTGAGCCTAAAATCTCAAAAAAATGAAATAAGAAACAAAGTTACAACTTCGCCCACAAGCACACAAAAAGCTTATGTTATTCCTATGTGATTTATACCTTTTTGTAATATTAACTGACACGTGGTTTTTGTGAAATTATTAACGAATTTATGTAGGGAAGGTTAAAAGTAAGTTATTCTTAAAATTACGATATTTTTTGTGAGAATAATGTAATTCATTTGCACCGTCAAATTTTGACATAGCGCAAATCAATAATGAACTTATAAAGATAAAAAAAATGAAAAAGCTATCAATTTTAGTAATGTGTATGACGGTTGGTCTGGTCTTAGCAAACGATCCGGTGAAAAACCTTAATGCATATAAGGTTGCAAAAACAGAAATTATTAATGTATCTCCTTTTTGCATTTCAATCGCTAAAGGCGACTATGAAATGGTTAAAAAAATGGTCGAATTAGGGAGCGAAGTGAATAAATTTTCAGAAGGTATGACACCTCTTATGTATGCTGCTCGTTATAATCGATTAGAGATCATAAAACTTTTGGTTGCTAATGGAGCAAAAATCAATATTAAAAATGCGAAAGGCTATAATGCAATAAAATATGCAGAATTATCTGGAGCCAAAGAAGCTGCAGTCTTGTTATTAGAGCTTAAGAAAAAATAATTACTCAGAATTAGTTTTTAAACCGATATAAATCCCGTCTATCATTTTTATAATGG
The sequence above is a segment of the Aquimarina spinulae genome. Coding sequences within it:
- the gpmI gene encoding 2,3-bisphosphoglycerate-independent phosphoglycerate mutase, with protein sequence MNKKVILMILDGWGTSPDPKVSAIDHANTPYIDSLYTHYPNASLRTDGLHVGLPNGQMGNSEVGHMNLGAGRVVYQDLAKINMAVKNNTLKEESVLLDAFRYAKKENKNVHLLGLVSDGGVHSHIDHIKGLLDAAHSYELKDVFLHAFTDGRDVDPKSGKTHIKNIQDYMSKTTGKLASIIGRYYAMDRDKRWERVKLAYDLLVNGIGESSIDALDSIQNSYDNDITDEFIKPIILQENGVSVATINDDDVVIFFNFRTDRGRELTEMLSQKDMHEYNTHKLSLHYVTMTNYDENFGGINVIYNKDNITETLGEIISKAGKTQIRIAETEKYPHVTFFFSGGQEEPFEGESRILRNSPKVATYDLKPEMSAFELRDALVPELQKGDVNFVCLNFANGDMVGHTGVMEAAIKACEAVDQCVKDIVTTALDNQYSTILIADHGNCETMINPDGTPHTAHTTNPVPFILIDNDQVQVNDGVLGDIAPTILDLMGIEKPKAMTQDSLLK
- a CDS encoding ankyrin repeat domain-containing protein, with amino-acid sequence MKKLSILVMCMTVGLVLANDPVKNLNAYKVAKTEIINVSPFCISIAKGDYEMVKKMVELGSEVNKFSEGMTPLMYAARYNRLEIIKLLVANGAKINIKNAKGYNAIKYAELSGAKEAAVLLLELKKK